Proteins from a genomic interval of Lemur catta isolate mLemCat1 chromosome 17, mLemCat1.pri, whole genome shotgun sequence:
- the CDC25B gene encoding M-phase inducer phosphatase 2, whose product MEVPQPEPAPGSALSPAGVRSGAQRPGHLPGLLLESHGPLGSPKRAAASSPVTTLTQTMHDLAGLGSETPKSQAGSLLFHSRLTCLSLSRRASESSLSSESSESSDAGLCMDSSSPMNPQMAEQAFEQAIQATSRVIRNEQFAIRRFQSMPVRLLGHSPVLRNITNSQAPDGRRKSTAGGRAASSSGEDKENDGVVFKMPWKPTHPGSARALAEWASRREAFAQRPSSAPDLMCLNPERKMEVEELSPLAPRCLSLTPAEGDAEEDDGFVDILESDLKDDDAVPPGMESLISAPLVKTLEKEEEQDLVMYSKCQRLFRSPSMPCSVIRPILKRLERPQDRDIPVQNKRRRSVTPPEEQQEPEEPKARVLRSKSLCHDEIENILDSDHRELIGDYSKAFLLQTVDGKHQDLKYISPETMVALLMGKFSNIVEKFLIVDCRYPYEYEGGHIKTAVNLPLERDAEAFLLQSPIMPCSLDKRIILIFHCEFSSERGPRMCRFIRERDRAANDYPSLYYPEMYVLKGGYKEFFPQHPSFCEPQDYRPMNHEAFKEELKTFRLKTRSWAGERSRRELCSWLQDQ is encoded by the exons ATGGAGGTGCCCCAGCCGGAGCCCGCCCCGGGCTCGGCTCTCAGTCCGGCCGGCGTGCGCTCTGGCGCCCAACGTCCGGGCCACCTCCCGGGCCTCCTGCTGGAATCTCATGGCCCCCTGGGGTCCCCGAAGCGCGCGGCCGCTTCCTCGCCGGTCACTACCCTCACCCAGACCATGCACGACCTCGCGGGGCTCGGCAG CGAGACCCCAAAAAGTCAGGCAGGGAGCCTGCTCTTCCACAGCCGGCTGACATGCCTATCGCTCTCTCGACGGGCATCTGAATCTTCCCTGTCATCCGAGTCCTCTGAATCTTCTGATGCAG gtcTCTGCATGGATTCCTCCAGCCCTATGAACCCCCAGATGGCAGAGCAGGC GTTTGAACAGGCCATCCAGGCAACCAGCCGGGTCATTCGGAA TGAGCAGTTTGCCATCCGCCGCTTCCAGTCCATGCCG GTGAGGCTGCTGGGCCACAGCCCTGTGCTGCGGAACATCACCAACTCCCAAGCGCCAGACGGCCGGAGGAAGAGCACGGCGGGCGGCAGAGCTGCCAGCAGCTCTGGGGAAGACAAGGAGAAC GATGGAGTTGTCTTCAAGATGCCATGGAAGCCCACCCATCCCGGCTCTGCCCGTGCTCTGGCAGAGTGGGCCAGCCGCAGGGAAGCTTTCGCCCAGAGGCCAAGCTCGGCCCCCGACCTGATG TGTCTCAACCCTGAGCGGAAGATGGAAGTAGAAGAGCTGAGTCCCCTGGCCCCACGCTGCCTCTCCCTGACCCCTGCTGAGGGGGATGCTGAGGAAGATGATGGATTTGTGGACATCCTAGAGAGTGACTTGAAG GACGACGATGCGGTCCCCCCAGGCATGGAGAGCCTCATTAGCGCCCCACTGGTCAAGAccttggaaaaggaagaggagcag GACCTTGTCATGTACAGCAAGTGCCAGCGGCTCTTCCGCTCGCCGTCCATGCCCTGCAGTGTGATCCGGCCCATCCTCAAGAGGCTGGAACGGCCCCAGGACAGGGACATACCTGTTCAGAACAAGCGGAGGAGGAGCGTGACCCCTCCAGAGGAGCAGCAGGAGCCTGAGGAACCT AAAGCCCGTGTCCTCCGCTCAAAGTCCCTGTGTCATGATGAGATCGAGAACATCTTGGACAGTGACCACCGTGAGCTGATTGGAGATTACTCCAAG GCCTTCCTCCTACAGACTGTGGATGGAAAACACCAGGACCTCAAGTACATCTCACCAGAAACA ATGGTGGCCCTGTTGATGGGCAAGTTCAGCAACATCGTGGAGAAGTTCCTGATTGTGGACTGCAGATACCCCTATGAGTATGAAGGCGGGCACATCAAG ACTGCCGTGAACTTGCCCCTGGAACGCGATGCCGAGGCCTTCCTGCTGCAGAGCCCCATCATGCCCTGCAGCCTGGACAAGAGAATCATCCTCATTTTCCACTGTGAATTCTCATCCGAGCGTGGGCCCCGCAt GTGCCGCTTCATCAGGGAACGAGACCGTGCTGCCAACGACTACCCCAGTCTCTACTATCCCGAGATGTATGTCCTCAAAGGCGGCTACAAGGAGTTCTTCCCGCAGCACCCG AGCTTCTGTGAGCCCCAGGACTACCGGCCCATGAACCATGAGGCCTTCAAGGAGGAGCTGAAGACCTTCCGCCTCAAGACGCGCAGCTGGGCTGGGGAGCGGAGCCGGCGGGAGCTCTGCAGCTGGCTGCAGGACCAGTGA